Proteins from a genomic interval of Mus caroli unplaced genomic scaffold, CAROLI_EIJ_v1.1 scaffold_8558_1, whole genome shotgun sequence:
- the LOC110289147 gene encoding LOW QUALITY PROTEIN: cytochrome P450 2D11-like (The sequence of the model RefSeq protein was modified relative to this genomic sequence to represent the inferred CDS: substituted 1 base at 1 genomic stop codon), with translation MELLNGTCLWPVAIFTVIFILLVDLMHRRQRWTSCYPPGPVPWPVLGNLLQVGLDNMLYSLYKLQNLYGDVFSLQMAWKPMVVINGLKTMQEVLLTCGKDTADHPPVPIFEYLGFKSITSIEGPAKLNGAWIRSLPSKPPYPSLNNNVMKRNLXNFLCLSQVLNTFQILLRIPGLADMVFQSQKTFMAILDNLVTENRTTWDPDQPPRNLADAFLAEIQKAKGNPESSFSDENLCIVVSDLFTAGMVTTSTTLSWALLLMILHPDVQRRVQQETDEVIGQVRCPEMADQARMPYTNAVIHEVQRFGDIIPLTIPRITSHDIEVQDFLIPKGTILIPNLSSVLKDETVWEKPLRFHPEHFLDAQGHFVKHEAFMPFSAGHRSGLGEPLARMELFLFFTCLLQRFSFSVPAGQPQPSNHRVHAIPVAPSPYQVCAIMREQGH, from the exons ATGGAGCTGCTGAATGGGACTTGCCTGTGGCCCGTGGCCATATTCACAGTCATCTTCATATTACTGGTGGACCTGATGCACCGGCGCCAGCGCTGGACTTCTTGCTACCCACCAGGCCCTGTGCCATGGCCTGTGCTGGGTAACCTACTGCAGGTGGGCCTGGATAACATGCTATACAGCTTGTACAAG cTTCAAAACCTCTATGGTGATGTGTTCAGTCTGCAGATGGCCTGGAAGCCCATGGTTGTGATCAACGGACTAAAGACGATGCAGGAAGTGCTGTTGACCTGTGGCAAGGACACTGCTGACCACCCTCCAGTGCCCATATTTGAGTACCTAGGTTTTAAGAGCATCACTAGCATTGAGGGGCCGGCCAAATTAAATGGTGCGTGGATAAGGAGTTTGCCAAGCAAGCCTCCCTACCCAAGTTTGAA TAATAATGTTATGAAAAGGAACCTCTGAAACTTCCTGTGTCTCTCACAGGTTCTTAACACGTTCCAAATACTCCTGCGCATCCCAGGGCTGGCTGACATGGTCTTCCAAAGTCAGAAGACCTTCATGGCCATACTGGATAACCTAGTTACTGAGAATAGGACCACCTGGGACCCTGACCAGCCACCCCGAAATTTGGCCGATGCCTTCCTAGCAGAGATACAGAAG GCCAAGGGGAATCCTGAGAGCAGCTTCAGTGATGAGAACCTGTGCATAGTGGTGAGTGATCTCTTCACTGCAGGGATGGTGACCACCTCAACCACACTATCCTGGGCCCTGCTGCTCATGATCCTGCATCCGGATGTGCAGC GTAGAGTTCAACAGGAAACCGATGAGGTCATAGGGCAGGTGCGGTGTCCAGAGATGGCAGACCAGGCCCGCATGCCCTACACCAATGCTGTCATTCATGAGGTGCAACGCTTTGGGGACATTATTCCATTGACTATACCACGCATCACAAGTCATGACATTGAAGTGCAGGATTTTCTGATCCCCAAG GGCACAATCCTCATCCCCAACCTGTCCTCTGTGCTGAAGGATGAGACTGTCTGGGAGAAGCCCCTCCGCTTCCATCCTGAACACTTCCTGGATGCCCAGGGCCACTTTGTGAAGCATGAGGCCTTCATGCCATTCTCAGCAG GCCACAGATCAGGCCTGGGTGAGCCCCTGGCCCGCATGgagctcttcctcttcttcacctgcCTCCTGCAGCGCTTTAGCTTCTCAGTGCCAGCTGGACAGCCACAGCCCAGCAACCATAGAGTCCATGCTATTCCAGTTGCCCCCTCCCCCTACCAGGTCTGTGCTATAATGCGTGAGCAAGGACACTAA